The sequence ttcttatgtatatataataaataatattaactaaaataatgtaataaatgtaaaaaaagaaagaaaaaaaaagcgatgtaactcatttgacccatttgaccaaattgACATGTGACCTGTATCGGCCCGTTACTCAAACCGACcccccaacctgacccgttttgaCCGGTTTAAAAAATTGACCCGTTTGACCTGTGACCCATTTCAAACCAAAACCATTTTGACTCGTTACCCAAACCGACCTAACCTAACCCGTTTGCCAGGCATTCGTTGTAATTAATCTGATCTAATGGTTGTTATCGATTGTAACTATTTTTATATATTTCAATAGTGGTTTTATTTTAATGTACGAGAGGGATGTATACACGTATACGAAGTGTTAGTTAACAACTAAGTAATTTCATATAATGATGATAAATGTAAGAGTATGATGAGTTTTTAAAGTTAAAAACTTGTAAATTTGTTTAGAGAAACAAaagaataaaatatattatttttgatAGTATATATAGTGAAATGGAAAGGCTATATATTGAAAAAGTAGAATAGAGGCATTTTCAAATTGTAAGATGGCATTGTCCATTGTCCATATAATCAAGACAAGATTTTTAGTCGTTTTATCCCACCCCCACCCAAATTCCGTCAAAAACGACAATAAGGAAAAAAGGGAAAAATTACAAATCGCCCCCTAAAAAATGTGACAAGTTACACCCCAACCTTCAAACCAGGGGTATCAAATGTAAAATCAACATTTTAACAAAAAATCTTAATTAAACTTCACCcatattttcaacgggacatatctttccgctcgactcgcgttaaattttttcgaacccaccgttcaactcaaaaaaatctaacgaacacaccgggactaactatacgcgaaacggacacttctaaaaaaacgccAAATACCTTGGATTATATTCAATACTCAACGGGACATATCTTCCCGCTCGGCTCGCGTTAATTTTtttcgaacccaccgttcaactcaaaaatatGTAACGAACACAccgagactaactatacgcgacacggacacttctaaaaaaacgctaaTTACGTGTATTTAGATCTGTGTTCCATAACCTATAATAAACTccccaaactaactacatcatatcgataattttgtttccttttttttTTACACGATCTTCCTGCCGTTAAAAAAGCCATTAGGTACATTAGATACTAACTACATTATTTAAAAACACCCGTAGCAAAACGTTTttacttctgtaaatacataacgctccaTTAACTATGAATATACAACCCGAAAGGTCCCGCGGCATCGCTCGGGCCCATTTTACTAGTTCATTTATATTAGAAGTGTATTTGGACAAAACCAATTAGAGTTGGAGCTTATACATAAAGTAAGTGTTGAGTTGAAATTTATTTTTGAAGCTGAAAGTTGAAACTTATTATTTTTAAACTTGATTCGTGAAGTACTTGAAACTTATTTGACTAATAATGATGTGCATAATGTCATGTATTTTGTAGACGGGTTTTCAGCCATAATGATGGATTAACCTAATAAGATGTGCATATGATTGAGGAAGTTTAGTGGAAGGTTAATTACCTTTTTACCTACGCTTCCCGAAAAACTATGCCCCATACACTACTAGAAATTCGTTTATTTCGGATGACGGCTTTTTCGGACGATATTGGTCGTCCGGGATAATTTACCAAACGACAAAAAATATGCTTCTCTGACCCACTTTTTTCTGAAAATCATTGACCGACTTTCCCGGACGACTGGATTTAGTCCGGAAAAGAGTAACATTAATAGTTGGCTAGACGGTAGGGATAAAGAAAATAAAGTTTGAGCCACTGTTCAAAAGATGTCGGGGGATAGATGGAAAAACTCAAAAAGTGAACAGAAAGCTTATTTTGAAGAAGTCTATAAAGATCATCCTGATACCGTTCGTTCCCTACTACCACTGGACGTTGAACCGCGGCTCTGGAATCCTTTCGTTGACTTGATGCTTGACCAAAAGTACCGGGCATGTTGTGCGACTAATGCTGATAACAGGTCTAAAGTCAAATACCACAGTTTGCATGGTAGCAAATCTATAGAGCGTGGATAGTGTAGTATCCAATCCGCAAGTCGCGTAGAGCGTGGATCAAGTTAGATTTCGTGGGCATGAACGTGGGTGAAGTTCGAACTGTTGTAAAGAGTTTGTGAGATTTATAAGCTCTGCTTTTTATTGTCTAACAAATATATTAAGCTTATGATTTAAAACTTATTAAAAGACATTAGTGTAGGTACGTATTTGTATTGAAAACCTGTATTAGTTCTAgaaatacttatatttatatttatgtttatttgTCTGTAACACTTTTTTGTTTTCCTAAAATATGTCAAGCAAGCATACTTGGCAATCGAAAAAAGTCAAAGTGTGTGTTGAATGATTTGACTTACCTGAAGATATTTACAAAAGGAAGTTCAAATTGGTTGGttcaacgtttttttttttttttttttttttttttttgacagctCACTTTAAGGTacttaaccactcacgcgttcatctcctaCACAGTTACACCCTCCCCCAACTGCATGCCCAGACGAAAATCCGCACCAATCCCATACGGGGCATGGACAGTAAAACCCCCTCCTCTTCACCCCCAATGCAATGTGGGAAAGGTAACATTGGTGGATatttcatggcagggatgaaattgtgggttaatatgtagCCCAACGGAGGTCGAACTCCTGATCTCCCCTtaaggaggcaggccaccaaccgctggaccacatcaaaaCTTCGGTTCAACGTTCGTAGATAGAGTGGGGGTAAGATCAGGTTCAGATTAAAAGTTAGAGGGTTGAAGTTGTGACAACATAAATATTAAGTACCTAAGTGTCAAGCCCTCAGTTTTGAAATCTTGTATTTAAATGTTCCTTTGGGAGCAACCATGTTTTTAACCTGTGCAGCACTAAACAAATAACAAATCAAAAATAATAATTAAGGTTCAATGGGGAGAACAGAAAACACAAAGGCAGTATTAGTTATGTTGGTGTTACAAACAATATATGCAGGAATATCACTATTAGTTAAAGCGGCTCTTTTGCAAGGCATGAGTCCTAGGATTTTTGTTGTTTATAGACAagcttttggaactatattcattgtTCCTATTGCTTACTTTTCAAGGTATGTTCCAAAAAGATCGCAAGATACAAACCGTATCTAATTTTTTTAGTCATATGTCCTTACGGAAATAGTCTCTTTATACTCGGTAAGGATGATTATATGTGCCTGATTCCTGAAGGTTCAATAACGACTTCGCGGGGATTCGGTTGTATGACTTTTGTCAATCTATTGTAGGAGTAACACCCATAGATGTAAAATGGGATGGAAGAGCTTTTCGTTAATCTTCGTTGCAGCTTTGATTGGGTAAATACATCTTATATTCGTCTAATGTTTAGATGTTGTTAGTACATGAATTTTTgctactattataaatataattattaatattaattattactagactctatatatattatttatacagtACTTTTATAGTCTGATATAGTAGTAACTaggtttcgaaccctcgcttcgcgccgggggttcggttttcaatgtattttattgagtttagtttgtaaaattatttcgtggctaacgatgatgtcgttgaagcgcaactcgagtcgaactaaaatgtatagctcgtgagagatttaaatgttatgttaaattaacaatatatgtacatctccgtgtttcgctatggaattgtcgacttttaaaaatttaacgcaaaatcaacgtgtaggaaaagtaccccaaatatttagcgttttttaaaaagcgtccgttttgcgtatagttagtgacattgtgttcctaaaattatttcgagtttaacgattaaatgttatgttaaattaacaatatatgtacttttaaaaatttaacgcaaaatcaacgtgtatgaaaagtactccaaatatttagcgttttttaaaaaacgtccgttttgcatatagttagtgacattgtgttcctaaaattatttcgagtttaacgatggtgtgggaaaaatttaactcgttgcgagcgagaagatatcacCCATTGAAGATTTgggggagtttatttaagatttttatgAAAATGGTCATTTGACACTTTATCCCCTGTTTGggaggtcgatttgaatttttgaaaGAAGGCTGGGTTTTTGTTGGTGAAATAAAATTTAAATGTTTAAAAAAAGTGAAAAGTCGGAAGTACCCTTTTGGGTGCTATTCACTTCAAGTATGTCTATTAGATATATAGGTATAATAGGGGAGTTGGGATTAGATACACGAATTGGTGAGCAAAAACACAAATAACTATGGAGTATAAGGTTTGTTCACATTGCTAAATATGAGCCTTTCATTTTTACGACGAAAAGGTTTATAACGTATCAATATTTGAGGAATCTTTTAACCAAAGAAGTCGAGAGTTCAAGCCCCCTTTGTGGGCATGTGGTGAATTAATAAGTGTTGGCCGTGTGAGTTGTTTGTAAACAAGAAGTTTACATTTTATGATGCATTTATGCTAACAAAAGTTTGAATTGGTTTAGTTTAACGTATTACTTAAATAAAGTTGATAGAACGAACATACAACAATTTGTCCATTAACTATAATATTCACATGCCCACATGCTCATATAAATTTGATAAATCAGGTCTTTGTTATGCGGTACGAATTTCCGACAGAAAACACGTGTGTGCGTGGAAAATGATCAGGTTGCTGGTCGCTATCCCGTCAGTGATTCCAAACCcagttttcaaaatatatttaaaaaaatatatatatccaaaaaCTTTTAGTTTTTAAACCCCTGAATCTGTCATTTTAAACAACAATAATCTAGTTGATATTCACCGCTAGATCATTCTCTATCGTGGTTAAAAAACTAACCCTCTTAAGTGCCATGTAGACGTCACATACTATAATAATTAACTCATAACTAAATTTACATGCATTATActgatatattaaaattaaaatacaacATTATAAGCTCAAAATACAAGTTATTAAAGCTGAATACATAAActcaaagtacaagttattaaagctAATACTTTTGAAATGGTAGTTTTTGGAAAGATGTTTACAAAACTAGAAATTTCGAATTTATTTTTACAAAACTAGTaaaaccggagtttgaaactcGGGTTTGCAACTTGTCATTTCAAACCGGCGTTTGAAAGTTCGGTTTGCTTCCATGTCATCCcaaaccggagtttgaaactccggtttGCTTAGGTGTCATTTTTTTTTTTCCAGTTATGAAAATTTGAAAGAAACTGTGTACTTATAAAAACCATCCTAGTGAAACCATCATTTTATTCGGGTATCGATTTACACAAAAGTCAGCCTTTTATTAGTTTTAGGGTGTGTTTGGTAGaggagcttatggaagcttatgaaagcttataggagcttgagcttatgattttaataagctccaaataATAAGTTTTGTTTGgcagacataaaaagtagagcttatgaaaatcataagctctagaaaaataagctacttctagtagcttacgaaaaaaagtagagcttatgaactagaaaataagctccagctagtttaccaaacacttataaaaaataataagctccagctaccaactttaaaaataagctcaagctccagctccagctctagtccATAAGCTCCAGCTACAGTTAATTTCATCCAAACACTTTGATTGGCTAGATTATAAAGACAACTCTCTCttcttttaattttattttataataatttaTTTTTTCTTGAATTTCACAAAAAAGTTTAACTTCTGTCACAATTTTTCTTCACCCACTAGTTTTCAATAGGTTTAATGATTATGTTTCTTCCATTTAATTTAATTCGTAATTCAAAATATAACTAATAATATGAATTTCTCTCTCTGCTTCTCTCTTATATGCTTAAAAGTTAGAACCCACCTTCCATTTTCACATCATACCCACAGCTCCCTCCTTATCTGCTACTGATGCCCACCCTACGCCGCCCCCATCCACCCTACTCCGCTGCCGCTTCCTTGTTCGTCGTTAACTCCACACCGCCTCTCTGCCGTCGTGAAGGACACTGTCTAAAGATGTCACCTGAGTTTGAAACGGGGTGGAGTacccagttttttttttttcataattaaaaaaaaaatacatctaggcaaaccggagtttcaaactccggtttgGGTTGACATGGACACAAACCGAACTTTCAAACGCCGGTTTGGGATTACAAGTGGCaaaccggagtttcaaactccggttttACTAGTTTTGTAAAAAATATTTCGAAATTTCTAGTTTTGTAAACATTTTTTCAAAAACTaccatttcaaaaaaaaaatcctGAATACATATCATCTATTTCTCTCTGCATTTGAGAAATGACATTACTAACACCTATGACAAATTCGTGTCTATGGTGTATATAGAAAGTGCTCTTGaaatatctataaattggtgaCAAGTGACATTGTGACAAAATCTCAGATTTTAAGTGTGTCGGTAGGGACACAACCTTAGTTGCCAGTTAATGTTGCTTAGAAAGCTTATATAAACACATGTGGATGAGTTGAAATAATTGGTCATAATACATATACATTTGTTAGGACCAAAATGTGAAACAATAAATCTGGTTATTTAATGCATCCCATTGATTAGATATTTTTTTTAGTACGCCAGTCCTGATGAAATGGTCATTGATTATTTAGGCATCATGTTATCCGTACATCACTAATCGTACATACTTTAGAGTATTATACAGTACAATGCTTTAAAGCACGTTTGATGTTGTATGCCTTAAATATAGGCTAACGGGGAGTGAAATGATGCAGACTAATAGGGACTCAAATGATGCAATACGAAGGCATATTCTTTGCCACATCTTCTGCTTCAAGTGTCTTGAATAATCTAATTCCTGCCATCACCTTTATTGGAGCATCCATCCTTGGGTATATACTGCCTTTAATTTTTACTAAAAACGAATCGAATCGATATTAAATTATATACAAAATACAATTTACAATTTTTATATGTTACTCCTTTTAGGCTAGAACCAATAAACATTCGAAGCTTAAGAACTTTAGCGAAAATAGCAGGAACGATTGTGTGCGTGACAGGCGCTGTTATTATGACACTAATAAAAGGCCCCAAGCTTCTAAATGCACAGTTGCCTTCATCTAGTTCCTTGTGGTCAATATGTTCAATTGGAAGTGATAATCAATGGCTTTTGGGTTGTTTATATCTCATTGGTGGTTGTTGTTGCTGGTCATTTTGGTTACTTTTACAGGTATCTAATTTTCACACAATTTTTTTGATATATATGTTGGAGAAAAAATATATTATGATTTGGTTATATTGAGGTAATGTAATTTGTTATAACAAAATATTGCAGGTACCAGTTAGTAGAATGTACCCTGATCACTTATCGTTATCAGCTTGGATGTGCTTTATAGGGACGGTGCAATCTGTGACTATTGGATTGTTTACAGATCCGTACTTAGAAGCTTGGAAGATTAAATCATATTTACAACTAGGATCTTGTTTATTTGCGGTAATACATTTGTTCAGACACTTTGCGTGTTTGTGATTGTTATAATGTTTGCGTTTGTGTCTAAAAGCATATGTTAAAACTTCATTCTGCCATGTTTTTTGATCAGGGTATTTTTGGCTCTGCAATTTGTATAAT comes from Rutidosis leptorrhynchoides isolate AG116_Rl617_1_P2 chromosome 4, CSIRO_AGI_Rlap_v1, whole genome shotgun sequence and encodes:
- the LOC139904119 gene encoding WAT1-related protein At4g30420-like isoform X1, whose protein sequence is MGRTENTKAVLVMLVLQTIYAGISLLVKAALLQGMSPRIFVVYRQAFGTIFIVPIAYFSRSNTHRCKMGWKSFSLIFVAALIGLIGTQMMQYEGIFFATSSASSVLNNLIPAITFIGASILGLEPINIRSLRTLAKIAGTIVCVTGAVIMTLIKGPKLLNAQLPSSSSLWSICSIGSDNQWLLGCLYLIGGCCCWSFWLLLQVPVSRMYPDHLSLSAWMCFIGTVQSVTIGLFTDPYLEAWKIKSYLQLGSCLFAGIFGSAICIIFQSWIIERKGPVFSAIFYPIGTVIVTIFASMFLQEQIYTGSIIGAFAIITGLYVVLWGKAEDVKELKEKQEKTTVLQNEQIQTIQILDEDQSNLVDSLLLK
- the LOC139904119 gene encoding WAT1-related protein At4g30420-like isoform X2, with the protein product MGWKSFSLIFVAALIGLIGTQMMQYEGIFFATSSASSVLNNLIPAITFIGASILGLEPINIRSLRTLAKIAGTIVCVTGAVIMTLIKGPKLLNAQLPSSSSLWSICSIGSDNQWLLGCLYLIGGCCCWSFWLLLQVPVSRMYPDHLSLSAWMCFIGTVQSVTIGLFTDPYLEAWKIKSYLQLGSCLFAGIFGSAICIIFQSWIIERKGPVFSAIFYPIGTVIVTIFASMFLQEQIYTGSIIGAFAIITGLYVVLWGKAEDVKELKEKQEKTTVLQNEQIQTIQILDEDQSNLVDSLLLK